The Camelina sativa cultivar DH55 chromosome 16, Cs, whole genome shotgun sequence sequence AAGGGAGGATATGCTTTGAAGGGAGGTGGTTTCGCCACGTGACGTAGGTGTCTATGCCATAAACAGCTTCTATTGTAGGTCCGGGAACTGTTGCCTTACGCTTCGATGTACCATATGCGAACACTGGCGTGGCAGGCAAGTTTCTGTGGAACTTCTGTACTTCACAATAAGTTTAAATCATATCAGTCGATGTGACAGTGGTTGAGAATTTTCAAACATTCAAATCATTCGATTACTTAGCAGAGTAGTTAAATAGTTTAAAGAAGCAGAGCACAATTAGCTAGGCCAAAGTGGTAGAAAAGCACTCATAATTATATACTTAGTGGGTAATAACTTTCTATCAAATAAtcattagattttataaattttaaaagtataatgtatcgataaacaaaacttaaagaGCTAACACACAATAGTATTAAATTTGACTAGTGGTAAAAGACACAGCACTGATTCGTCAGTACTAAAACATAAGATACTTTTCTCAAGAGGACAAATAAGTGATAGGACAAACAAGAGTGGAATACACAAGGTGAATCTATTCTAATTCACTTTACCAACAAATAGCCGTAGCCAACTAAAAAGCGACTAGTTTCACTAATCTATACGATTtccaatatttaataaattaatttttagtcaTTAATGAGTTCAGATACAAGAATCAATATCCATCTGGTGAAGGGCAAAGTATATTCTCGAGGACAAGACGACGAGTGACAAAAGAATGAGCATTGATTCGTCGGTTCTACACTTCTACTAttgctacttttttttctctcaagaCGACAATTCGACAAATAATTGAGGGGACAAGAGTGTGAACACAGGCGAATCTATTCTAATCACTTTACAACCTAAGAGCCGTAGCCAAGTAAAAAAGCGATTAGTTTCACTAATCTATACGATTTCGAATTTTAATGCTAACGTTTGTCACTAACGAGTACAGgtttaacattaattattatatttctttggccaacaaatcttttttttggtattgcaTGTAATACAGGTGTATCTCACTAAATGGTGGATATATGCATCTCTATCTAAATATTTTGGCCATTTATAGCTTCTGGACATAAAAGGAAGATGATGTGTCTTCACGATCTActgtaaatcaaaattttcaaacataccaaaaatatcttcaagaaaaaaaaaatgaatgaatcgAAATAAGAAACGACTATACAGACTGTAAATATTTAATTCAATCATACCGAAAAATATTAGCTTCAAGAAACCAAATAAGGAAACgatgagaaaataaagaaagaatcgAAATGAGGAATAAGGTAAGAAACAAAATACCCATTTCTTGAAGAACATGCCGATGTGAAGAGATTTGGGTTTGAGAACGCCGTTTACGGAGTGGAAGCCATGAAGAGTGGGTATATGGGGAAGGTTGTCAACGAACATCTCTAGCTTCTGGAGATTGAACAGTCGCTCCTCTTGCTTCTTGCCTCCTGCGTCGGCGTCTCCGGCTACGAGCCATGCCATCGTTACTATTAGCAGCAACATGCCTCTGGTCATTATCCTCCGAGAAGGCATAGGCTCCATGTCTTTGTCCTAATTCACGAGCTATCGAAATATGAGAAAAGTcaagtgtgtgtgtttgtttttgtatgtgtGGAATACTCAAAAAGTTGAGGAGAGAAAGTTGAAGAAGTTCTTTGGGGTTTTGCGTATTTATACATATAATGAGTGTGTGGTGTGAAATAAAATTTGTCACTCTTTGCTTTCGATCTCTTGACTCTTGAGTCGCTCCATtctttagaattttgttttttccaatgGGTTATTAATAAGTGGGCTAAGCAAGATTTGTATTATTGACTAACTTAATGTGGTCAGAAATAAAACTCGTCGATATCAAGACTTTCCATTAAAATTTGTACTATTAAGCAAAATATCATATTTGTAGGGGTTGTATTCAAACTAGTccttccgtttcataatataggatgttttagaggtttttctttgtttcataatataagatgttttcaattttttaaataacttttatattaattttatagtttttattatttattttatacagtcttgtttatgattggttgaacttttctAAAGTGGTTCtttcttaatctgtgtgttttcactcaaaacatcttatattttgaaacggatgaaGTAATATTTTGGAGGCCTGTTATTCAACTTAGGATTTTTAAATCACTTTCAAATCTAATGTTATTCAATATGAAATGtgttaaaaatcatttaaaatcaccTACAATCTTCTGTTACTCAATCAACAATTTGTAAAAGTTATATCACATCAACTGTTGTtgaaaacataacttttttttttaaagaaaactataatagttattttgggagattttggaTACTTTTTTATAAGAGAAAACCTGTTGAAAAAATTACACCTTCATAAATGTGATTTTGAAggattggttaaaaaaaatacaattcaCGTAAGAGCAACTTCATTGGTTTGCTCTATTTTTTGCTCTAAAAATAGAGTTCTCTAAAAATAGAGCATAGGTTTACTCCAATAGTTagttctatttttaattttaaaacaattagtttagataaattttgttaaatgatttattttaacttCTAATATAGAcctatacttttaaaatttacaaattcaacccacttattttatttttaataaatatccaataCAATTATggtattatgaaaaataaaatttcattacaaaacataaataaaagttaCATAGGTGATTAATACATATTTAATACACACCATCATTAGTATATTGATTCACTCAAAATTCACTCAAATAtcctaaaatccaaaatctcaTAAATCCCTCacaattctccaaaatcataatttgaaaatcaCAATATCATAGTAATTTTcgttatgtatatatacttgacaaataatacagtatatatatatatatattttttttttcttttgataacattttatcaatttttaagTAGCATAAGTAAAACCCATCAGTTTATAATAGACCGACCATTGCAAAGATAGTTAAGACGCTAAAAATGAACCCAACTTGAACCAAAACTTTTCCCAGGAGAGCCCAAAAGCGTATATATAAATCAGATAGGCCCACATGCTAATGAAGTAATATCAATGTCATCTACACTGCTCACAAGCGATCGATCAGTACCGAGTTTGATAAGATTAGAGCCTTAGTTAGAGGCGATGGTAGAATTGTAAACTTCCGATACTTGATTTGATGGTTTATTCGAATACAAAATGccctttaatttatgtattcaaaTAGTACTTTACATATTTGCATTTGTGGATAAACGAGTCACATTCTTTATTTGTTGCAAATTGGAACGATAAATACTTTTAAACTCTTCTTGATGTTACTACAGTGAATAACTATCTAGAATGATTACCCACCAGGTTTGATTCGTCTTTGGTTAAGCAGAAATTACAGTTTTGATGATACATTTTGAAAATTGCcttagtataatatataattatagacTTTGAGCATGTCCATGTTTTGGTGTTGCTAGTCAAAATGACTGAGAGCCGTCGATGTCTCAGGTACTGTACACGTGGAGATTAACCTGAAAGCTCATCTCCCATATAGCTAAAATTGCGGTTGTCACCATCAAACAACGAGCAACGCAAGTCCCCACCTCGGCGCGTTTTGCGTTTTGCGCTTCGTGTGCCTTTTCTCGTCTCTCCATTTGTATTGCTTGCGTCCTTTTCACAAGTTCAAATCTTACATAttccttctttattttgttcaaGTTGTGTTGACTGTTAAGTCATAATTTAATAATCAGTCATTTCAATTTAGTCCCAAACAGTTGATTAGAAATATCAACAGCTAGGGTACTTAAATGTCATCTCATCCTAGGCAGCACCAATaaccataataataatttttttttgaattctaaTTAATCTTCAGGGGATTTTATTTAAGATCGCTCATTCTAAGGATTGAACTGGTGTTTGTTTTTTCGTGAGGTCCCAACTGGTTAGTTTGTTATGACATAGCAATAAactattttttcgtttttggtaCGGACTAGTAAGTTTATGATACACATCAAGTTGTCaacaccaaaaatatattacagCCTGACTATAAAGATTGGATATGTCATATGTGCATGGTGCCACAAATTGATTCGAAGAATAATATATTACATTGCTGATTCATCCGGGAATGTAACAAACATactaaaaatagtaataaagaagtaaaacaaaaacaaactaacaAAACTGTGTAATAAAGtagttttttaacaaaatttataatttcatttagcAAAAGACTTGTCTCCTAACCGGTGGTCGGAAAGATTTGCTACCGTTACACTCCAAGTCTAGGACAATTACGGTACTCACGTGTCATTTTTTGACAAAGCTATGGGAGTATatgttgacaaacaaacaaaaaaggctATGAGAATATACAAATATCTTGTATTAGTTTATTACAAATTGTCGAGTTACCCAACTACATCGTCAGCAACATATCTACTTTGATGGTGGAACCATTTATATATTTCCGAAGAAATCTAGTTAATCGCTGAAGTTGGATCTTCGACGTGTCAGATAATAAGTAATAGAAGATAAAAGTTGGATATTGTATTCTGTGATGATGTATGGGTTTCAGTTGTAGGCTTGTAGCAGGGATTACTACAAAACCAAGTCACACAACACATTTTTCTGACCAGTTTGCCTCTACAAAACCAATTAAACTCAAACGTACATGTATAGCTTCttaatttttagtataaatCCTACCCGAATAAACCgcttatttctttattttattttatgggaaactttactaaaactaataaactttaatattcattaatatattttacacattcgtaaaataaataaaaatcatccgaaaatatataaaacacattGATTACACATATTCcactaaattattttgaaaatgttacaCAAGTGAAATGACTGGTTTGGTTCTTCCCCTACGTAGGTACATacacataccaaaaaaaaaagaaaaaaaacaaaaaagagaaagccaAATTGTTTGAGACAACGTTACGTGCGGTGGatactcatatataaaatttattattttattacataacgGTGCAAGCGTTGGGATTCTCGTCGCTGAATATTGATATGAAGTTGTCGTCTGGAGCTCCCGGCAAAGGCTGCAACTGGGACTGCTCAGACTTCCTAACAAAACCGGCCGGAGCTTTTTTGTCGTAAGTTCCGACTGCGTATGGATATGCAACCATGTTGTATGGAACGTACGGCCATATCTCGGCCTTTTTGCCTGTCCTCTCGACTCTCTTTAAGACCTTCTTCGGTTCCACGTACCCACTCACCGTCACTTTGTGTATCTTTCTGTTCACCTCCACCGATTTCGCCCCTGAAATTTTTCGAAAGAAACATGGGTTGTTAGTACACATGAAACGTATAGTgaggttttaagaaaaaatattgaagaatttacaAAGAAAGACTACGAGCTAGGGATTCGAACCTTTCATGGAGGAAACCGCGTTCTTGACTCTGCGTTCGCAGCCATCACAGTCCATTTTCACCTTTATATTCACCGTctgccacaaaaaaaaaggttcattAGCAATACGAAGAATTGATTAGGTCCTAGCTATATAAATGGATGAAAACATactttttgagattttgttggatctttcgtttttgtttttcttaagttttatggaaaataaaatctaacttTGTATACAAGAAACACACTAAAAACTCATTAATCAAAAGACTAAGAAACAATAAGAAGTTCAGAAGCAGTTTGAGTATATAGCAAAACGAAGTCGTTGTAAATATAAACCTGCATGACTTTACGCTTCCTCTTTCTTTTGGTGACTTGGAAGTAGTCGGAGATATAATCGGAGAGAGAATCAAGAGCTCCCATGTCTAAGTACGTACTCTCACCAAAAGACGACCAAAGTCGTAGATAGATATGCATATATTATGGACACGACTCGACCAAATTTATAGAAAGTATTTGGTGACAAAATGAACAAGTGTTATGCCGAGGATTTAGTACAACTAAAtgtgtttaatattttcataaagtgTTATTAGAGAGGTGTATATGTGGCCCTCTAATGATGTGATCCTCCAAATACACACGGTGGACAACGATGCCAATTTTTGGGTTACTTCACACGACTCGGACCTATTtataatttgttacaaaattctatattttgtattaataaattaaacagaAGGCTGTACGTTAAAATCTTTTCTAAAAGATATAATTTATTCTTTTCTTAACAATGTCCGATGGATCGATTATAATAAAACAATGTCACGGGATTAGAGGTTTATCATCCCAATCACCTGATTCACCTCACAATTCACATGCGTCAAAGTTAATGCGTTGGTAATGGCAATTATGGTTGTGTCGATACTTCTTTTACCATCTAAGCCTTTCTTGTGGTTTTGTGTTTAAAATAAGGGTCTAATAGATCCCACAACTTagtttatgattattaattttgtatgcCTATAGATAGCTATATGATGTCggtctgtatata is a genomic window containing:
- the LOC104750951 gene encoding heavy metal-associated isoprenylated plant protein 20 is translated as MHIYLRLWSSFGESTYLDMGALDSLSDYISDYFQVTKRKRKRKVMQTVNIKVKMDCDGCERRVKNAVSSMKGAKSVEVNRKIHKVTVSGYVEPKKVLKRVERTGKKAEIWPYVPYNMVAYPYAVGTYDKKAPAGFVRKSEQSQLQPLPGAPDDNFISIFSDENPNACTVM